A portion of the Lolium rigidum isolate FL_2022 chromosome 1, APGP_CSIRO_Lrig_0.1, whole genome shotgun sequence genome contains these proteins:
- the LOC124649128 gene encoding heavy metal-associated isoprenylated plant protein 28-like: MMESTELKVEMVALHEKRVRKCLSKVKGVERVEVEASIQKVVVTGYANRNKILKALRRVGLRVELWSPRNELLSAYAAGSFAFSNYGFF; the protein is encoded by the exons ATGATGGAG AGCACCGAGCTGAAAGTGGAGATGGTGGCGCTGCATGAGAAGAGGGTACGGAAATGCCTGTCCAAAGTGAAAG GGGTGGAGAGAGTGGAGGTGGAGGCGAGCATCCAGAAGGTGGTGGTGACGGGGTACGCAAACCGGAACAAGATCCTCAAGGCGCTCAGGAGGGTCGGGCTCAGGGTGGAGCTCTGGTCGCCACGAAACGAGCTGCTCAGCGCTTACGCAGCCGGGAGCTTTGCCTTCAGCAACTACGGGTTCTTCTGA
- the LOC124649139 gene encoding uncharacterized protein LOC124649139, which yields MASSAPGGGGRPGERNSRDIRLTVQEAAKKLALWHTATFRPIMTHDDLDPILADAGFVALPMPPDPQQDQPQPQQQQVPVRWREYAFLGSGAGSNAVVGWTGPRPRLPYPRVDALHIRTYQAFLGAVEVYLGAARVPNLFHVRCMPVTTKQDRVFDKVFRAMRSDQDGMIVYRDGTLDDATFAAICSEHTPIEDVGYHVIPGNACSELRYLRHGKIHGGNCNEETCKGYPGYIDVVRLKDVIPRPCRNMWV from the exons ATGGCGTCGTCggcgccgggcggcggcggcaggccgGGCGAGAGGAACAGCAGGGACATACGGCTGACGGTGCAggaggcggccaagaagctcgccCTCTGGCACACAGCCACCTTCCGCCCCATAATGACCCACGACGACCTCGACCCCATCCTCGCCGACGCCGGCTTCGTCGCGCTGCCCATGCCGCCCGACCCGCAGCAGGatcagccgcagccgcagcaacAGCAGGTTCCGGTGCGGTGGAGGGAGTACGCCTTCCTCGGCTCCGGCGCCGGGAGTAATGCGGTGGTCGGCTGGACGGGCCcgcggccgcgcctgccctacccGCGCGTCGACGCGCTGCACATCCGCACCTACCAGGCCTTCCTCGGAGCCGTCGAGGTCTACCTCGGCGCCGCCCGCGTGCCCAACCTCTTCCACGTCAG gtGCATGCCAGTGACAACGAAACAGGACAGGGTGTTCGACAAGGTCTTCCGGGCTATGAGGAGTGACCAGGACGGCATGATTGTCTACCGGGATGGCACCTTGGACGATGCCACCTTCGCTGCCATCTGCAGCGAGCATACCCCCATCGAGGACGTCGGCTACCATGTCATCCCTGGCAACGCGTGCAGCGAGCTTCGCTACCTCCGGCACGGCAAGATCCATGGTGGCAACTGCAATGAGGAGACCTGCAAGGGTTACCCCGGCTACATTGATGTCGTCCGGCTCAAGGATGTCATCCCCAGGCCCTGCAGAAATATGTGGGTCTAG